GCTGGGAAGCATCTTCAGCAGACCTGGCTGTGTGCAGTGTAGGTGCCCTCAGAtgaccacagacagacagagagaggttcCTGCAGCACACATCCGCTGATGACCTACTGGGTTTTGTAGGCCTACCTGCAGAGTTTGGAGTTGTATTTGATGTAATAATAACATGACAGAGACGACTTCACTGTGAAACATCTCTAATTTATTTAACAAGgtaagcttctttttttactccATTACATAGAAAATTGTGCTGTCTATGagttgattttttctaattataTACCTATTTTTACatcgttttttgtttaattggaTTTAGAAATAAAATGGGTCAATATTAAGGTTTAATGTTTGAAAGTGCGCATGAAAGATGactctcctctttatttctttttcattaactTGCTGTTAAATTCTATATTCTTGTTATATTttccttggtattaataatttcCTTTAAGCCTTTTGCTCCAACATTTTTTACCTGCTGAcgcctttcctttttttggaaTGATTGTGCGCTTATTGCAAAGTCTATAAAAAGCTTCATTAATGTTGACCTCTGCTCTGGCCGACTGTTCTTTAATTAGTGTCATGACCCTGATTTGTATATCTATCTACTGGCTGACTGGTAAACGGTTCCTAAAAAGCACACCATGTACCggacagtcatttaaaaacccgctgtgtgtctgctgggtGTCCTCTCAGCTGGAAATATTGCAAAATCGGCTGTCCAATTTAATTGCGGATCTTAGACGTCGTCGTGGAATAGCTTTGTTCAATATTTTCATCTGCAGGatcctttttttgttggttggattttttttacttaaaatgtaaatggatATGGATATTTTTACTCAAAAGAGgttaaaaaataagaatgaaataataaataatctttAAGGTCCCTGACCTTAACAATCAGTTTACAACCTATTGTTCTGTTTGTGGTATTTTTAAGCTCCATTTTCGATAGTGATTCCATGTATTGGAATGATTATCCAATTACAATTATTTGATCTGTAAAGGTGAGGTGACAcaagttttaaaatacaaaaaaggcaTCCTcgaattaaaataattaattcagGTGTGGTCAACTTCTTTAATgtcatgtttccttttttagcTCTCTTGCATTAAACTTTTATAACTACTCCCCACCTCCTCTCACAACCCCCTCTTCTGTCTCTAAAGGATACACAACCAACCACATTAGAACCTCTGCTTGTCCTCCGTGCCTCATGTCGCTGTCCCTGTCCAGCATCCCTGTAGTGCTGAAGGACAAGAGCCACCAAGCCGGCATGCTGAAGGGCAGTCCTGCCAGAGGCTTCTACCCTGCCCCTCTCCCCGGCCCCCATCACTACATGGACTTCTTCCCGCGGACGCACAGcctcctccaccctctcaaGTCCCTCGGTCGTCTGGTGTCGGACACTCATGCttccctgcagctcagcctgcACGGTGGAGCCCCTCAGTTCTTCGGCCAGGGCGGTCACCACGCCTCGGTCCTGCACGAACACATGTTGGGCGCATCCGGTTTCCCTTATCTGAGCCAGATGTTGCCCGGACACCCTGTATACACCAAACCCGAGGAGCTGGCTGCAGTGGTGACGGAGCACGCAGCCGGTCCGCTGTCTTCGGACTTCAACAGCCCGTCCAGTGAAAGGTCCTCCTGtgcctcctcctcatccacctCTCCACCCAAGCAGACTTTGTTTCGCTCCCAGGGTTCAGACGTGACACCAGAAAAAACGCGCACATGTTATAACTTCAGCGAGGATGACTTGTTCATGGTGCTGTACGGTTACTCCAGCAGCCAGGAGGGCAGCGTGGGCCACGCTATATCAGGATTGGCCGTGCCTGAAAAGCCAGGTAAGAACTATTTGGATGCTCATTTAGTTTGATATAATAACTGCATACACTAGCCTGAAGGATATGATATATATTTGGGGTTTATTTGTATTATGCAAGCATCAATCAAAAATATTCTGAACGTCCAAAAAATTGCCTATTGCTCCCCTAAGAAATGTAGAATCTAAGTGAAATATTTTGCCATTTTCTCACGTGTTTGATTTCTTCTCAGTTTCTGACAGTCACATCCTCCCACTGGACAAAGAAGCTCTTGAACTTCCAGAAGGTAAGAACACATAACTTTCTTGTCATATTAGTTTACCTTTctatctgtttttaatttatcgTCATGGGTGGACTGAATCTTGACTCTGATTTGACTCTCTTTTCCAGGGTTAACCCTTCTCCGGGCAACCTGGGGAAACGTCTCCCATTGTGGAGTTTTCACAGACAAATGCAGCATTCCTAAAGCGACACGCTTCGGACCTTTCCATGGAAAACTGGTCAACACGAGCGAGATTAAAACATACGACGATAACACTCTGATGTGGGAGGTAATGCGTTGAATTGTACTGTCAAGTCCTGTTCTTGGTCGTTTTTTAATCCTTTACCATCATTCTACACCCCATAATTAAACACTCCCTCCTCCTTCAGGTGTTTGAGAACGGCCGGTTGAGTCATTTTGTGGATGGAAGAGGAGGATCAGGGAACTGGATGTCCTTGGTAAAGTGTGCTCGTTTCCCAGAGGAACAGAACCTGATTGCTGTGCAGGTCCAGGGTCAGATCTTCTATGAGGCCTGCAAGGAGATCAGGCCAGGCCAGGAGCTGCTGGTATGGTATGGAGACTGCTACATGCAGTTTCTCGGCATCCCACTCACCCTGAAAGACTCCAGAGAAAACAGCAGCGTGGTTCCTGCTTCTGAAGGTGAGAATATAACCTTCTCTTGATTGAACTTTTGGCTTTAATCAATTCCTGCTGCCACCATACTAAATATGTTCCTTGTATTTTCCTCAGACAATGGTGAGGGCTTCAAGTGTGACAGATGCGGGAAGGTGTTTGCGTACAAATACTACAGAGACAAGCATTTGAAATACACACGCTGCGTGGACCAGGGCGACAGGAAGTTTCCCTGTCACCTCTGCAACAGATCCTTtgagaagagagacagattaAGGATCCACATCTTACATGTTCACGAGAAACACAGGCCTCACAAGGTACTGaaactgtgcatgtgtttcaACACCAAGCCCATACTGCAGACCATTACACCATCAGACCATTACAGGGTGGATGACTGCATGTAAAAGTTTGCGTGGTGCTGAAAGAACAGCTCCCTGCAGCGCCACTTAGAACAGGATGCGACATTTTTATTAggccttgtaaaaaaaaaaatagacaaattaGGCAACTGTAAGCATACAGCCTCAAGcatcacaacaaaacaatattaaccaagttagatgtttaaaaaaaactgttttatgaaaaaactattttttatacatgctttttacacaattttaaagaaaatacatcaGTCTAAACTCACACAAAAAGTGTGAATTAATTCAGGTTAATTTATCTGTCAGAATATCGTCGTTAAAATGATGACAAATTCAAATGGCTGAATAAACTGCATggatttaaatgtctctttcttGTCTTATTTGCAGTGCTCGGTGTGTGGAAAGAGTTTTTCCCAGTCATCCAGCCTAAACAAACACATGCGTGTTCACTCCGGAGAGCGGCCATACAAGTGTGTCTACTGCAATAAGGTGAGAAGATTTTCCTGTTTTGCACGACAATGTTACTATAGCTCAGAAATGCGAGACACGCGGCCTGTTACTTACCCACcagtttaatcaataaaatgtatagAATTTAAATTGTTTGCAGCCCACACACCTATCAGAAGCAGACACATGCTTTTGtcaatttaatacattttaagtcACCAAAACATCAAGTAAAATGTGAATTGAAGTTTgttcaaagaaataaaaaataaattaaaacaaacaaacggcAGAAGACAgctgtatttatttcttgtaaTAGTTATTGAAGTCTTAGAGGCTTTTATCttatcatcatgtttttagTTCCTCTTCTGATTGTGTAAGTAGCCTACAGGATCTACAGCCCCCCCCCTCACCACTCATCTTCTTCATGTCTTTTAAACCCGCAGCATCAAATCCATTTAGGGCTTTTTTCTCGTTTCGTGGTGCATTTGGCTCGAGCCCCTCATTATTGTCTCTGTGCACGGGCACGCTCCGCGGAGACACTTACATGCTAATTATCGCCAGATGTACACCCACCCTTTTGTCTTCCGAGGTTATACTTTAAATTTACGGCCCTGGAATGAGcagaagttttgttttttgttctttgttctcGATATCCTCCCCTTTTTATGCACCCGGAGAGGGTTTTGTTAACGCAATCCGCCTCTTTTCCTTATCCGGACTATTTAAGTAATACCTACTCCACGAGGCCAGCGGTTTGCAGCCTTTTCATAACGTTAGAAGATGAAAAATGGCtttcacaaaaatatgaaaaacgaAAACgaaaaatttacttttttaaagcaataaCCTACTTATTACATGAAGTCATTAAACGGTGCAAACGGAACTAAAagggacattttacagacatgttttaataagcctaattaaacagaaatagaaatacTGGTGTGCATGATAGAACTTATTTAGGCTATTTTAAGGGTTAAAATCCTGCAAAACGTGCCGAAAGTGTTAACAAAATAATGTTGCTAAAATGTGAATTGAACTAAAACGAAAAAATAcacccttcttctcctcctccaggccTTCACTGCCTCCAGTATCTTGCGCACACACATCCGCCAGCACTCCGGAGAGCGGCCCTTCAAGTGCAAGCACTGCGGAAAGGCCTTCGCTTCCCACGCTGCGCACGACAGCCACGTCCGGCGAACCCACGCCAAAGACAAGCCCTTAACCTGCGACCTGTGCGGGGCTTCTTTTCCAGAGGAACAGGCCCTGAAATATCACATCAAAAGTCATAAAAGTAAGAACTTTACAGGAGTTACAGGCCCTACAGACGATGTGTCTCttcattttaaaggtttaatctcagtgtattttttatctttttaattagCCTATCTTTTAGACCAATATTAAAGTTGTATAAGGTATATTAATATTGGTTTAGGCTAAACTATGTGGTAAAATGGCTGCATATGTAGCATATGAATATGTTTCTAATAATTGagttttgattttaatattgaaaCTGATTAGGAAAAGTTTTGTCTTGAGTCTATTTATTAGGACAAACAATATATTGCATGTATGTTGTGTTGCAAAAAGAAATGTCTCATTGTTCCCACTTTGAGAACTAGTTATTTATACtggtttattttctctctttgcagAAAGGGAACCATTGGACAGCGCAGTTCTCCCGTCTTCTCCAGGGAGTGGAGCATTGGATGACTCCGTGTTTCCAGTGAAGGACAatcaaaaaatacagaaaaacaccGGACAAAACTTCCCTTACACCGGGTTAACAGCTTTAAATCCGGAATATCGGCCCTGGAACTAATTGATTATTATCCAAATTTTATGGAGTCAAACCTGACAAAGCTCCTGCAAAATGTTGCAGAGAATTTTAGACGATACAAATACCAAGAGAGGACAGAATCTAAATATTGTGGTGACACCAcgagaaataaatgaataggcCTAAAATGAGGTGAAATATGATGGGAAAAGATTTTGTTGTACAGGTTTAAATAGGCACATGATAATTTAAATTATTGGGCAAAATTGTGCCTAAATCTatttatatgttgtgtgttgttttgtggcTTAAAGCTTTCAGTCTGCAATGGTTTTGTGAACCCAGTGTGATAACATGAAAAtaactgattattattattattattattattattattattattattattattattattattattattattattattattattattattattattattattacgttGGGTTTTTTGCATCGATTAACGCTTGAAAAGCAAAgctatttttattcattatagATTTAAGcctattttaaaataaatattatagtCTCTCTTAATTTATAATGTCTGATAATATTTGTACTGTGATGTAAGACCTCAGAAGCACATCGAAAGTGTTTTCGTTTGTTCATTATGAGCGTCCGCTTTTTCatgaataacaaataaaaagtcagcGCATGAAAACAATGCTGTTGCTGATGGTTGTGGTTTAATTCCGAATTAAGCAGGTCTTCCATTTTTTGCACAGTGAAAACTTCGAAAACttatttttgaaaacatttgcaaaatGTTTGAGCtttttgtcaaaaatgtgaaaaccaTAGCATCATTTTAAATGGAGAAGGCGGCAAAACTTTAAGATTTTATTCACCACTacagtttaaataaatcagTTGAAAATAATTCCATCGATTATAATCCAAAAGTGACATTATACTGTCCATCAGTGTAGTTAAAAACAGCATAAAGTtgttaaataattcaaattatGCTCCATGGATGGGTTAACATTTTGCAGATAGATgcagcatatatatatacatatatatatatatgtgtgtttgtgttctgctGAGCGTGCACAGTATACACTTATTTGTCTCTCCCACCAGTCCATGTGTCCTTTTGTATGCATCTACTGTTCGATGTGTAGCCAAGAGTAATGAATTGGAGGCTGTGGGCTCCGAGTGAAAATGAACAAACCTCACTGGACCAAATGAATGACAATAGAGTGCAGCAGTAAGGTGGTCTattgctacacacacacacgcacaaaggAGTCTGCCATGACTGACATCTGCCCTCACTGTCACCAACTGGCCCACATGTGTTCTCATGAGATTAgatcagatagatagatagatagatagatagatagatagatagatagatagatagatagatagatagatagatagatagatagatagatagatagatagatagatagatagatagatagatagatagatagatagatagatagatagatagatagatagatagatagatagataatgtgtgtgtgtgtgtgtgtgtgtgtgtgtgtcttgttggGGTTGATTTGAGGGAAGACCCCAATTGgtatggtggtggtggcagcagcaTGGGGTCTGACAGATGACACAGTGTCCAGTCTTTGTCTTGGTGCACTGTTATGTCACCTTTAACCTCTAGGTCACCACACTTCACAGTGAGGGCATGTAGTCAGACGTCACCAATGACAATACTTGGTTAGCGCTTTCAATATACATGATATTACATTACTTTTGTATGGATTACAGACATAATAACAAAACAGTAGATGAtgagaaataaagcaaaaaggACAAGGAAGATGGAAAAAGCAACTGGGTGTCTtagagataaaacatttttttagcgCACATGATGTAGTTAtgactttttcttgtttttatcagCCAATTCAAGTGTCACGGGGACTTATGCTCTACTTTTTGTCCTCTTTTCTGGGACATCTACAACGAGAAGAGCGGCAGCACCATTCAGCCCCTCTATATTTCCTTTAACGGATGGACAGCCGCCTTTAGGGTCAGGGGTCACCTCCTCACTGAATGTTTAAcactctccttctccctttAAATAGCCTAAATATGGATGCTTGAACAAGTGTAGATCAACCTTCATTGGACCCGCCCCTCCCATATATACAACCCCTTAGGCTCCATAAGGGGCCTGCTATGAAAAGAGAAGACACTCCCCTTTGTGGTCTTCCAGGAGCAGAGGGGTGGAGGAGAAGGATGGGacgagaaagaaagaaagaatgaaaagacagaaggagaaaaaggagaatgaGCTGCCAGAGCTGAAATAGTGAGATTGTTAGCGATCTGTGCTAAAAGGCTGGTTTTACTAGCACCTCCCTGATCGCCTGATTTAGGACTCACCGCTTGGGCATGAAGAAGAATTTTTATCTAGGCTGTTTATATGGATTGATTTCACACTTAACCTCCTGGCAAGTTAACAGGGCCTCTGGAGAGCTATCCATCAGATTAATCTCTATATTaatgtgatattaatgataGGAGCACTGGAGTTTTATGGCTTAGATTTGCTGAGGTCAGGTTCCCTCTGAGGTTGAAGCCTGCGGCCATAACTCTTTCCAAAACAATGAATGATGCTTTATAAGATTTATCCAATAAATGTGATCAGTGTTTTGATTTGTTAATGATGTTTATTGATATAAAGAAAAGATTGCTGTTGCAACCTGTGTGCTTTATTCTTTGTACACAGATGttatctcttctcttctcttctcttctcttctcttctcttctcttctcttctcttctcttctcttctcttctcttctcttctcttctcttctcttctgctaAGCTAGTGGAGCTGAGTGGTCAAATGCCCTGATGTATTAGCTTCTATTGATTGCGTAATAGCTGtcagtgtagtgtgtgtgtgtgtgtgtgtgtgtgtgtgtgtgtgtgtgtgtgtgtgtgtgtgtgtgtgtgtgtgtgtgtgtgtgtgtgtgtgtgcgtgtgtgtgtatgtgtgtgtgtgtgtgtgtgtgtgtgtgtgcgtgtgtgtgtgtgtgtatatgctgtAGTCTGGCTGATGTTTGAGGCAAGACCCTGTTCCAGACAGGCCTCAGACTCTCAGCTGAGTGGCCTCATAAACTATAACCACACCAGCCTCTCTGTCCATCTGTGCCTCAGGCTGTCTGCAGTCACTCCATGAAACCACTCAAACCACATGGAAACTCAacaaagatgaagatgaaggagaatTGTGAAACTTGTTACTTTTTGccttataaaaataaatacattgcaTATATTATCA
Above is a window of Scomber scombrus chromosome 20, fScoSco1.1, whole genome shotgun sequence DNA encoding:
- the prdm14 gene encoding PR domain zinc finger protein 14, coding for MSLSLSSIPVVLKDKSHQAGMLKGSPARGFYPAPLPGPHHYMDFFPRTHSLLHPLKSLGRLVSDTHASLQLSLHGGAPQFFGQGGHHASVLHEHMLGASGFPYLSQMLPGHPVYTKPEELAAVVTEHAAGPLSSDFNSPSSERSSCASSSSTSPPKQTLFRSQGSDVTPEKTRTCYNFSEDDLFMVLYGYSSSQEGSVGHAISGLAVPEKPVSDSHILPLDKEALELPEGLTLLRATWGNVSHCGVFTDKCSIPKATRFGPFHGKLVNTSEIKTYDDNTLMWEVFENGRLSHFVDGRGGSGNWMSLVKCARFPEEQNLIAVQVQGQIFYEACKEIRPGQELLVWYGDCYMQFLGIPLTLKDSRENSSVVPASEDNGEGFKCDRCGKVFAYKYYRDKHLKYTRCVDQGDRKFPCHLCNRSFEKRDRLRIHILHVHEKHRPHKCSVCGKSFSQSSSLNKHMRVHSGERPYKCVYCNKAFTASSILRTHIRQHSGERPFKCKHCGKAFASHAAHDSHVRRTHAKDKPLTCDLCGASFPEEQALKYHIKSHKKREPLDSAVLPSSPGSGALDDSVFPVKDNQKIQKNTGQNFPYTGLTALNPEYRPWN